One genomic segment of Sphingobacteriales bacterium includes these proteins:
- a CDS encoding TlpA family protein disulfide reductase, whose product MNKYTVIFNAVAVLFIAAMVYCLFVGCNRQGIALQKLNLYTLNGELVNWDTLKGKTIVANFWATWCGPCLQEKPFLEQARLALEKEGVVFLTISEEDTTTIAQYKNQKKYGFTYLKSDNNFKMLGIFSIPQTYIINKEGKVIHSQLGGRNWANPESLDLIRQAL is encoded by the coding sequence ATGAATAAATACACTGTCATTTTTAATGCCGTAGCAGTGCTTTTTATTGCTGCTATGGTTTATTGTTTGTTTGTGGGATGTAATAGGCAAGGTATTGCCTTGCAAAAACTTAACTTATACACACTAAACGGAGAACTCGTAAATTGGGATACCCTTAAAGGTAAAACCATAGTGGCTAATTTTTGGGCTACCTGGTGCGGCCCATGCCTTCAGGAGAAACCTTTTTTAGAACAAGCACGCTTAGCACTTGAAAAAGAAGGCGTTGTATTTTTAACAATATCAGAAGAAGACACAACAACCATAGCCCAATATAAAAACCAAAAAAAATATGGGTTTACCTACCTGAAAAGTGATAATAATTTTAAGATGCTGGGCATTTTTAGTATTCCGCAAACTTATATTATAAACAAAGAAGGCAAGGTAATACACAGCCAGTTAGGTGGGCGCAACTGGGCAAACCCCGAAAGTTTAGACCTTATTAGGCAGGCATTGTAA
- a CDS encoding MmcQ/YjbR family DNA-binding protein produces the protein MVSIETFRKLALSFPETTEEPHFEKTSFRVKKKIFATCDATNKIACLKLSEICQNVFSMADKTNVYAVNNKWGKQGWTLIALQNVQEDLFAEALTVAFCEVAPKKLAELVRRTSNEK, from the coding sequence ATGGTATCTATTGAAACCTTCCGGAAATTAGCACTATCATTTCCGGAAACAACAGAAGAGCCACATTTCGAGAAAACTTCGTTTAGGGTAAAAAAGAAAATATTTGCCACCTGCGATGCTACTAATAAAATAGCATGTCTTAAACTATCAGAGATTTGCCAAAACGTTTTTTCGATGGCAGATAAAACAAATGTTTATGCCGTAAACAATAAGTGGGGTAAACAAGGCTGGACTTTAATAGCCCTGCAAAACGTACAAGAAGATTTGTTTGCAGAAGCCTTAACCGTTGCCTTTTGCGAGGTTGCGCCTAAAAAATTAGCTGAATTAGTTCGGCGAACAAGTAACGAGAAATAA
- a CDS encoding NADP-dependent malic enzyme, producing MSITTENYAERSVNMHRQYHGKIEVRSKIQVNTLDDLSLAYTPGVAEPCLRIQQNPNLAKELTIKYNTVAVVTDGSAVLGLGNIGALGAIPVMEGKALLFKKFANIDAFPICLQVSDPKNPNPDEIIKAVRMIAPVFGGINLEDIAAPNCFVIEDALQDLGIPVFHDDQHGTAIVQLAALINALKVTNKQMQDIRVVICGAGAAGVAIAKMLSCQGYSGSACTPVKDIIVCDSQGIIGPKRRGLNWVKQDLLNYTNLQRFDGDLRLALRYADVFIGVSGPGLLQSEDIRTMAPNPIVFALANPTPEILPADAFAGGAAVVGTGRSDFPNQINNVLAFPAIFRGALDGGATHITPAMKLAAAYALANCIPNPTADRILPSTLDTTVAPIVAKAVQAAI from the coding sequence ATGTCCATAACGACAGAAAACTATGCCGAACGTTCGGTAAACATGCACCGCCAATACCACGGCAAAATTGAAGTAAGGAGCAAAATTCAAGTTAATACCTTAGACGATTTATCGTTAGCTTATACGCCCGGTGTAGCCGAGCCTTGCTTGCGCATTCAGCAAAACCCTAACCTCGCCAAAGAGCTAACTATTAAATACAATACGGTTGCCGTTGTTACCGATGGGTCGGCGGTGCTGGGCTTGGGCAATATTGGCGCCTTAGGTGCCATACCCGTTATGGAAGGCAAAGCTTTACTGTTTAAAAAGTTTGCCAATATTGATGCTTTTCCGATTTGTTTGCAGGTTAGCGACCCCAAAAACCCAAATCCGGATGAAATAATAAAAGCTGTTCGAATGATAGCTCCGGTTTTTGGCGGCATCAACTTAGAAGATATAGCCGCACCAAACTGTTTTGTAATTGAAGATGCCCTACAAGACCTGGGCATCCCGGTTTTCCATGACGACCAACACGGAACAGCCATTGTGCAGTTGGCAGCACTAATAAACGCCCTTAAAGTTACCAACAAACAAATGCAAGATATACGTGTTGTAATATGCGGCGCGGGTGCCGCCGGCGTGGCTATTGCCAAAATGCTGTCGTGCCAGGGTTATTCGGGGTCTGCATGTACACCCGTTAAAGATATTATTGTTTGCGACAGTCAAGGTATTATTGGCCCCAAAAGACGCGGCTTAAATTGGGTAAAGCAAGATTTGTTAAACTATACCAATTTACAAAGGTTTGATGGCGATTTGCGTCTTGCCCTAAGATATGCCGATGTGTTTATTGGAGTAAGCGGCCCCGGATTATTACAAAGCGAAGATATTAGAACCATGGCACCAAACCCTATAGTGTTTGCTTTGGCCAACCCCACCCCCGAAATATTGCCTGCCGATGCTTTTGCAGGTGGCGCAGCCGTAGTCGGTACAGGGCGAAGCGATTTTCCAAACCAGATAAACAATGTATTAGCTTTTCCGGCTATTTTTAGGGGTGCTTTAGATGGTGGCGCAACGCATATAACGCCCGCCATGAAATTAGCTGCCGCTTATGCCTTGGCTAACTGCATACCCAACCCCACCGCCGACCGTATTTTGCCCTCCACTTTAGATACTACTGTTGCACCAATTGTTGCTAAGGCCGTACAAGCAGCTATTTGA
- a CDS encoding DNRLRE domain-containing protein: protein MYGGTTINLGNNAVISVDLTGPKPWNLTYTDGTTNFDLTNIETNPLILNVSPVATTTYSLVSVSTANCPTGTVSGSATVIVEGGCALPTAFARTYGGNFADYGHAIYPTADCGFVTVGTTYSFGAGNYDALIVKTDNFGTMEWATAYGDVKEDILTGVIPMPNDDGYFAWGVNTAYNPDGWADNLILRTNANGDMLWKRVFGQDISDYFGEIIPLPNGHFLGAGIYSVYSLFTTELDENGNTLWMQTYDMQNNEYVRRLLALPDGSYLVCGGFQTTGNTYDIYLLNVDSQGKVNWSRGYGNTENEHLNDIIPATNGGFILAGSTDSDGAGKTDGLLIKINETNGDVVWAKTYGGIDSEAFTRIRKTCDGNYFVSGNSQSYNNGLPDVFFATVDEDGNLLTAKIYGKEGSEETYDLAATGDCGMALLVRQTNLGTDDTDLLLLKLNDSITPECLYTEVSPNVETISINKTNLSASASPAAFANRTDKIVQNNAPLTPTDSLCTACQKPSAEFAIVQNQFTFHFLNQSYQAETYQWWFGDGATDTIENPVYEYKTSGTYDVTLVASNGCGSDTITKSIIVDDIDYCKYVLQPGTVKGKDAYIFSRQDQLNVNNSQAAFNYAMTWTWSGIPGTMRSLIEFDLGLVCLDDNLKAAYLSLYYPELAQNTKHAGENEAWLQRVIDPWNEYTVTWNNQPPTTTTNQYSIAKLNGTQDLLDMDVLPLVTDIVNNPDDGYGFLFRLQTEETYRSWSFASSDHPSPAKRPKLELHLTKAEGKVDKKNVAICQGQTIDIGASGGMHYRWWPTDGLTCTDCPNPTASPDSTTTYYVAIFNCEYCAHLDSVRVFVNKVDIETGDAIAICQGQSAQLWASIESADYLWSPATGLNDPTIPNPIATPDTTTQYVVTATFPNNCSASDTITVYVEAPPAINLPPDTNFCSLPFSMLLGNPGVSNYYYEWSPATGLSNPNIANPTATVNQTTVYTLKVTNQQGCSDSKSITLTYQPQTYDLGPDTSLCGLKNFTIVTPGLYEQYLWSDGSTEPNLVVAQTGFYAVTVTDKQGCTASDTLFVELKDSPLNASFTTPDALCPGEELQINFSGYAPPGSIFSWQTSWGQTLEGEGPFLLTIPDEEWANSSGQITVTLILTQADCTTFFEKNITLSSLTVQTIADTTIIPPAQVLLTTTTVNTPLADTPVFTWTANGEPLICDPNCQAPIVQPTETTTYIVTATNANGCISADTVLVSVEQAIKIMFPSAFSPNNDGLSDVFAPKINHPEIKLTWQVYNRWGQLVFTSTPNEPIQGWNGQLPNGNQAPAGVYVYYANYFNNINGSEQILKGNLTLLR, encoded by the coding sequence ATGTACGGTGGGACAACCATAAATTTAGGCAACAATGCTGTTATAAGTGTTGATTTAACAGGTCCTAAACCATGGAATTTAACCTATACTGATGGTACTACTAATTTTGACTTAACCAATATCGAAACAAATCCTTTAATTTTAAATGTAAGTCCCGTAGCTACCACTACCTACAGTTTAGTATCTGTAAGTACTGCCAACTGCCCAACAGGAACTGTAAGTGGTAGTGCTACCGTAATTGTTGAGGGCGGTTGTGCCCTGCCAACTGCCTTTGCTAGAACCTACGGTGGTAATTTTGCCGACTATGGCCACGCTATATACCCCACCGCCGATTGCGGGTTTGTAACCGTAGGCACTACCTATAGTTTTGGCGCGGGTAATTACGATGCCTTAATAGTGAAAACCGATAACTTTGGCACAATGGAGTGGGCTACCGCTTACGGCGATGTAAAAGAAGATATTTTAACGGGCGTAATTCCGATGCCAAATGACGATGGCTATTTTGCTTGGGGCGTTAACACAGCGTACAACCCCGATGGCTGGGCCGACAATTTGATATTGCGTACCAACGCCAATGGCGATATGCTTTGGAAGCGCGTCTTTGGACAAGACATTTCAGACTATTTTGGCGAAATTATACCTTTGCCAAACGGGCATTTTTTGGGTGCCGGCATCTATAGCGTTTACTCTTTATTTACTACCGAGTTAGACGAAAACGGCAACACCCTTTGGATGCAAACCTACGACATGCAAAACAACGAATATGTGCGCAGGCTGCTTGCCCTGCCCGATGGCAGTTATTTGGTGTGTGGCGGTTTTCAAACAACAGGTAATACCTACGATATTTATTTGTTAAACGTTGACAGCCAAGGAAAAGTAAACTGGTCGCGGGGGTATGGCAATACCGAAAACGAGCATTTGAACGATATTATTCCAGCTACCAACGGCGGGTTTATTTTGGCAGGTAGCACCGACAGCGACGGCGCGGGCAAAACCGACGGGCTACTAATAAAAATAAACGAAACCAATGGCGACGTAGTTTGGGCTAAAACTTATGGCGGAATAGATAGCGAAGCGTTTACCCGTATTCGCAAAACCTGCGATGGCAATTATTTTGTATCCGGAAACTCACAAAGCTACAATAATGGCCTTCCGGATGTGTTTTTTGCCACCGTTGACGAAGACGGTAATTTATTAACCGCTAAGATTTACGGCAAAGAAGGCTCGGAAGAAACTTATGACTTAGCAGCTACCGGCGACTGTGGAATGGCTTTGTTAGTGCGGCAAACCAACCTTGGTACGGACGATACCGATTTGTTGTTACTTAAACTAAACGACTCAATAACCCCCGAATGTTTATACACAGAAGTATCTCCAAACGTTGAAACTATTAGTATAAATAAAACAAATTTAAGCGCCAGTGCCTCGCCTGCGGCCTTTGCCAATCGTACCGACAAAATTGTTCAAAATAATGCCCCACTAACCCCAACCGACTCGCTTTGTACTGCCTGTCAAAAACCATCTGCCGAGTTTGCCATTGTGCAAAACCAATTTACTTTTCACTTTTTAAACCAATCGTATCAAGCCGAAACCTATCAATGGTGGTTTGGCGACGGCGCCACCGATACCATCGAAAATCCGGTTTACGAATATAAAACATCCGGAACCTATGACGTAACTTTGGTAGCCTCGAACGGCTGCGGCTCGGACACAATTACCAAATCAATTATAGTTGATGATATAGATTACTGCAAATACGTATTACAACCCGGAACAGTAAAAGGTAAAGATGCCTATATTTTTAGCAGGCAAGACCAACTGAATGTAAACAATAGTCAAGCGGCATTTAATTATGCTATGACGTGGACATGGAGCGGTATTCCCGGAACTATGCGCTCGTTAATTGAATTTGACCTTGGCTTAGTATGTTTAGATGACAATTTAAAAGCTGCCTATTTGAGTTTGTATTACCCCGAGTTAGCACAAAACACCAAACATGCCGGAGAAAACGAAGCATGGCTTCAGCGTGTTATTGACCCTTGGAACGAATACACTGTTACGTGGAATAACCAACCCCCTACTACCACCACCAACCAATATAGTATTGCAAAACTAAACGGAACACAAGACTTGTTAGATATGGATGTGTTGCCCTTGGTTACCGACATAGTTAATAATCCGGATGATGGCTATGGCTTTTTATTTAGGCTGCAAACCGAAGAAACTTACCGCTCGTGGTCATTTGCCTCAAGCGACCACCCAAGTCCGGCAAAGCGCCCTAAATTGGAACTCCACTTAACAAAAGCCGAAGGCAAGGTAGATAAGAAAAATGTAGCCATTTGCCAAGGTCAAACCATTGATATTGGCGCAAGTGGCGGTATGCACTACCGCTGGTGGCCAACAGATGGGCTAACCTGTACCGACTGCCCCAACCCAACTGCCAGCCCCGACAGCACCACTACTTATTATGTGGCCATTTTTAATTGCGAGTATTGCGCCCATTTAGACTCGGTGCGCGTGTTTGTAAACAAAGTAGATATTGAAACCGGCGATGCCATAGCTATTTGCCAAGGACAATCGGCTCAACTGTGGGCAAGCATAGAAAGTGCCGACTATCTTTGGTCGCCTGCAACGGGCTTAAACGACCCCACCATTCCAAATCCAATAGCTACCCCCGATACCACTACGCAATACGTAGTAACTGCTACTTTCCCAAACAACTGCTCGGCCTCCGATACGATTACCGTTTATGTAGAGGCACCGCCAGCTATAAACTTACCTCCGGATACTAATTTTTGCAGTTTGCCGTTTAGTATGTTGTTGGGCAACCCCGGCGTATCAAACTATTATTACGAGTGGTCGCCAGCTACTGGGTTAAGCAACCCCAATATTGCCAACCCAACTGCAACTGTTAACCAAACCACTGTTTACACCCTAAAAGTTACCAACCAACAAGGGTGCAGCGATAGCAAAAGCATAACCTTAACCTACCAACCGCAAACCTACGATCTTGGCCCCGACACCTCGTTGTGTGGCCTAAAGAACTTTACCATAGTAACCCCCGGTTTATACGAGCAATATCTTTGGAGCGATGGCAGCACAGAGCCAAATTTGGTGGTAGCGCAAACAGGATTTTATGCCGTAACAGTAACCGACAAGCAAGGTTGCACTGCCTCAGACACCCTATTTGTTGAACTTAAAGACTCGCCCCTGAACGCCAGTTTTACAACCCCCGACGCCTTATGCCCCGGCGAAGAGTTGCAAATTAACTTTTCGGGTTATGCTCCTCCGGGCAGTATTTTTAGTTGGCAAACTTCGTGGGGGCAAACCTTAGAAGGCGAAGGACCATTTTTATTAACTATTCCGGACGAGGAATGGGCAAATAGCTCCGGACAAATTACCGTTACCCTAATTTTAACTCAAGCCGACTGCACAACATTCTTTGAAAAAAATATCACCTTATCTTCCTTAACCGTACAAACCATTGCCGACACTACTATAATACCGCCTGCACAAGTACTTTTAACCACCACTACCGTAAACACCCCACTTGCCGACACGCCAGTATTTACCTGGACAGCAAACGGCGAGCCCCTAATTTGCGACCCTAATTGCCAGGCACCAATTGTGCAACCCACCGAAACTACTACCTATATTGTTACAGCAACAAACGCCAATGGCTGTATAAGTGCTGATACTGTTTTGGTAAGCGTTGAACAAGCAATAAAAATAATGTTTCCATCGGCGTTTAGCCCAAATAACGATGGTTTGAGCGATGTGTTTGCGCCTAAAATCAATCATCCGGAGATTAAATTAACCTGGCAAGTTTATAATCGCTGGGGGCAGTTAGTATTTACATCAACGCCCAACGAACCTATACAAGGCTGGAACGGCCAATTGCCCAACGGCAACCAAGCACCGGCCGGTGTATATGTTTATTATGCTAACTATTTCAACAACATAAACGGCAGCGAGCAAATACTTAAAGGGAATTTAACCTTGCTCCGATAA